The following are encoded together in the Ictalurus punctatus breed USDA103 chromosome 1, Coco_2.0, whole genome shotgun sequence genome:
- the si:dkey-79d12.4 gene encoding serine-rich adhesin for platelets translates to MEIACEEMARAVGAELQRDEITVNECTVTLRVPKLESSSEDEDVLGGFGGDVCCMCRGRIAFLDHQPEHLIKHKDEAYCHFCQTNFSHMNSLALHLKTTHPEYHIFCKRCKVYMGRHLTKEWTAETDKTPETPKEEPLDEEVEEVIIENEEVEIKYVKEEEEEVVVGKMEEREENSITETPEDNKMVTRTLHDHTYFSTETCSSIRDTTNNAVMYTSSENVLVFINETDTRTSPEYSYMKSEQQDTPVDDQTVCRGVRDHTYSSIQSLVNSMLPAKQVINSSTESMDVFDNKTDTPISPKDPEGTESEQDRIWKHELMCRGLLDHTYFSRQILANHTALSKQVPSLNTCRSSIHNAGQEKWLKIQNHRNNVTMTDQGTTQHSSAPMLGSSQLEYNIKVEDDLYEFKPVQEDVVKGDGESIRRRDPEDTDSSPTDNLEYTSQDDSDTISCTSADYNCDIVEEDCTITSWNAYQKHCEIANQKSLDSVDSVNSNPATSLYKDLQISTSLSKDPITEKSMKLYTCLLFKCSLCGSVFITEEKLLNHQVEKHPLAKYVCVRCLKLFPKQSVFLQHVCSMSKGFRRESLSPSNNSNKTKEPLHTFLNLVPSPAATESSKQPHSSQRVNVINTAKNLGTVLKSTSHSLPNPPNSCTQKVPVQVMATRSSSAEKKAATHLVLNENQGQVMTPISAVTQNQIGQVQVLSPLQANVVTQTPSSSSSTLSASSSLSSSSTLSASSPSSPSSSSSSSSSPSSSSQILLSSQGQGQMTSISTVTQRKSARMQDLTPLQSKVVAHTPTGSAALTMSIVLPQNHSSFGVHLPHPLLSQACSPESIPSQTGQQPESSVPFLDICRSSPSTQILPSSQAPLKIVAMFVNQSKELALQKRMRQSWRTKAVFSCRQCGAVSRQFSLGVRHRYQHRGPRLHRCQCGRAFQQRMHLLRHQVQHAEATRYVCAACGRMFCGTQNLACHRPLFRVTPTNKKRNAKKECRNMFQCYCGLSFMRPAALLWHLLKNSKTRKPRLKGVRLT, encoded by the exons ATGGAGATTGCCTGTGAGGAGATGGCGCGTGCAGTTGGTGCTGAACTACAGCGAGATGAAATCACAGTTAATGAA tgcACAGTGACCTTGCGTGTACCAAAGCTGGAGTCCTCCAGTGAGGACGAGGATGTTTTGGGAGGATTCGGCGGTGATGTGTGCTGCATGTGTAGGGGACGCATTGCTTTTCTGGACCACCAGCCTGAGCATCTGATCAAGCACAAAGATGAGGCGTATTGCCACTTCTGCCAGACGAACTTCTCCCACATGAACTCGCTGGCCTTGCACCTGAAAACTACCCATCCCGAGTACCATATATTCTGTAAACGCTGCAAGGTGTACATGGGGCGACATCTAACAAAGGAGTGGACTGCAGAAACTGACAAGACCCCAGAGACCCCAAAAGAGGAACCTCTGGacgaggaggtggaggaggtcATAATTGAGAACGAGGAGGTGGAAATAAAGTATgtgaaggaggaagaggaggaggttgTTGTTGGAAAGATggaggaaagagaagaaaacagcATTACAGAGACTCCAGAGGATAACAAGATGGTCACCAGAACCTTGCATGATCACACCTATTTCTCCACAGAAACTTGCAGTTCTATCAGGGATACTACAAATAATGCTGTTATGTACACCAGCAGTGAAAATgtgcttgtttttattaatgaaacGGACACTAGAACATCCCCTGAATACTCGTATATGAAAAGCGAGCAGCAGGACACCCCAGTGGATGATCAGACGGTGTGCAGAGGCGTACGTGATCATACTTACTCTTCCATTCAAAGCCTTGTAAATTCCATGCTTCCAGCAAAACAAGTTATAAACTCCAGCACTGAAAGCATGGACGTGTTTGATAATAAAACAGACACTCCGATATCCCCTAAGGACCCAGAAGGTACTGAAAGTGAACAGGATCGGATATGGAAGCATGAGTTGATGTGCAGGGGCTTGCTTGATCATACTTACTTCTCCAGACAAATCCTCGCAAATCACACAGCTCTCTCAAAACAAGTACCTTCACTTAACACTTGCAGGTCAAGTATACATAACGCCGGCCAAGAAAAATGGTTGAAAATCCAAAACCACAGAAATAATGTCACTATGACTGATCAAGGAACCACTCAGCACTCTAGTGCACCTATGTTGGGATCATCACAGTTGGAGTATAATATTAAGGTGGAGGATGACCTTTATGAATTTAAACCCGTTCAGGAGGATGTAGTGAAAGGAGATGGGGAAAGTATTCGGAGACGTGACCCTGAGGACACTGACTCTTCACCCACAGATAACTTGGAATACACATCTCAGGATGACTCTGATACAATATCTTGCACATCCGCAGACTATAATTGTGACATTGTGGAGGAAGATTGCACAATCACCAGTTGGAATGCTTATCAGAAACATTGTGAAATCGCGAACCAGAAATCACTCGACTCTGTAGATTCTGTGAATTCAAATCCTGCAACCAGTTTGTATAAAGACTTACAGATCAGCACTAGCCTTAGCAAAGATCCAATCACAGAGAAGTCTATGAAGCTGTACACATGCTTGCTGTTTAAATGTTCTCTGTGTGGAAGTGTGTTCATCACTGAAGAAAAGTTACTGAACCATCAAGTAGAGAAGCACCCTTTGGCcaaatatgtatgtgtgaggtGTCTGAAACTATTTCCCAAACAGAGTGTCTTCCTACAGCATGTTTGTAGCATGTCCAAGGGGTTTCGCAGAGAATCATTATCCCCATCCAACaactcaaacaaaacaaaagagccaCTGCACACGTTTCTGAATTTGGTGCCCTCGCCTGCTGCTACAGAGTCTTCTAAGCAACCCCACAGCAGTCAGAGAGTCAACGTTATTAATACAGCTAAGAATCTTGGAACTGTGTTGAAGTCCACATCACACTCATTGCCCAACCCACCCAATTCTTGCACCCAAAAGGTTCCAGTACAAGTCATGGCCACTAGGTCAAGTTCTGCCGAGAAGAAGGCGGCGACACATTTAGTCTTAAATGAAAACCAAGGACAAGTGATGACTCCCATTTCTGCAGTTACTCAGAATCAAATTGGACAGGTGCAGGTTTTAAGTCCGTTGCAGGCCAATGTGGTGACTCAGACCCCTTCTTCTTCTAGTTCTACTTTatcagcttcttcttctttatcatCATCTTCTACTTTATCAGCTTCTTCcccttcttctccttcctcttcttcttcatcttcttcttctccttcatcttcttccCAGATCCTCCTTTCTTCCCAGGGCCAAGGACAAATGACATCCATTTCCACAGTTACTCAAAGAAAAAGTGCACGAATGCAGGATTTAACTCCATTGCAGAGCAAAGTGGTGGCCCACACTCCTACAGGCAGTGCAGCATTGACTATGAGCATTGTCTTGCCTCAGAACCACTCATCATTTGGAGTCCACTTACCTCATCCTTTACTATCTCAAGCCTGTAGCCCCGAGTCAATTCCATCCCAAACAGGTCAACAACCTGAATCCAGTGTTCCTTTCCTGGATATTTGTAGGTCTTCTCCATCTACTCAGATCCTTCCTTCATCCCAGGCGCCTTTAAAAATAGTGGCCATGTTTGTGAACCAGAGCAAGGAGCTGGCCCTGCAGAAGCGCATGCGCCAGAGTTGGCGCACCAAAGCTGTGTTTTCATGCCGTCAGTGTGGCGCTGTTTCACGCCAGTTCTCACTGGGTGTGCGCCACCGCTACCAGCACCGTGGGCCACGCCTCCACAGATGCCAGTGTGGCCGAGCCTTCCAGCAGCGCATGCACCTGCTGCGCCATCAGGTTCAGCATGCTGAGGCTACACGCTATGTCTGCGCTGCCTGTGGCAGGATGTTCTGTGGTACGCAGAACCTGGCCTGCCATAGGCCCCTATTCAGGGTCACACCaacaaataagaaaagaaacgCAAAGAAAGAGTGCAGGAACATGTTTCAGTGCTACTGCGGCCTTTCCTTTATGAGACCTGCTGCCTTATTGTGgcatttgttaaaaaactcaAAAACCCGCAAACCACGCTTAAAAGGTGTCAGACTTACTTGA